A part of Pectobacterium cacticida genomic DNA contains:
- the bolA gene encoding transcriptional regulator BolA yields MMRETIEEKLRMGFEPLHLEVMDESHRHNVPIGAESHFNVVVVSDKFAGKRVIGRHRAVYAVLAEELANSVHALALHTYTEKEWATLQNTVPPSPPCGGGGIRS; encoded by the coding sequence ATGATGCGCGAAACGATAGAAGAAAAGCTGCGTATGGGGTTTGAGCCTCTTCATCTTGAAGTGATGGATGAAAGCCATCGGCATAACGTCCCTATTGGAGCGGAAAGCCATTTTAACGTGGTCGTGGTTAGCGACAAATTCGCGGGTAAACGTGTGATTGGGCGACATCGCGCTGTCTATGCGGTATTGGCTGAAGAACTAGCGAATTCAGTACATGCGTTAGCGCTGCATACTTATACAGAAAAAGAGTGGGCCACGTTGCAAAACACCGTCCCGCCTTCACCGCCCTGCGGTGGCGGAGGTATTCGTTCATAG